A stretch of the Selenomonas ruminantium subsp. lactilytica TAM6421 genome encodes the following:
- a CDS encoding NAD(P)/FAD-dependent oxidoreductase, which translates to MRTTEYLIIGAGAAGSTMGYLLRKAGKDVLTLEMLDARTKNKLCAGLLEPPAERAFFNVFGMTMDEAGLDPQPIVKLHLLCGERELVKPLPNMAADPKAAAPASQLEEKQNNFGEIIRSYLLRGGKAAARKILRHALGYGDHDVASYRALPRKRLDDYLLTRYQENGGQVLDRTTICSLDVKAHVATCIDLRTKEKFTVSYKTLIGADGAASVVRRMLTGKMQNHALILEASVPLIREETVVEFASGAKGYSWYAPRGEDATLGCGYHELGKKDSGVCRQRLQDFAERLGLKEIKHLRGALLPKGNDVLLQPGEDVYLLGDAAGLADPFTGGGIHYAMVSAQLLTNALLGGEPYEEAMAPYVRNLGKHYGNLGIYFRTACQFISRLGKKVS; encoded by the coding sequence ATGCGGACAACAGAATATTTGATTATCGGTGCAGGCGCAGCTGGCAGTACCATGGGGTATTTGCTGCGGAAAGCCGGCAAAGATGTGCTGACTTTGGAAATGCTGGATGCCCGGACGAAGAACAAGCTTTGTGCCGGACTGCTGGAACCACCGGCAGAACGGGCTTTTTTTAACGTGTTCGGCATGACAATGGACGAGGCCGGATTGGATCCTCAACCTATTGTAAAACTACACTTGCTCTGTGGGGAACGGGAACTGGTGAAACCTCTGCCGAATATGGCGGCTGATCCTAAAGCCGCTGCACCGGCTTCTCAGCTGGAGGAGAAGCAGAATAATTTTGGCGAGATCATCCGCAGTTATCTGCTGCGCGGTGGTAAGGCTGCTGCCCGCAAGATTCTGCGTCATGCGCTGGGATATGGAGATCATGATGTGGCTTCTTATCGGGCTCTTCCCCGGAAGCGTCTGGACGATTATCTGCTGACCCGTTATCAGGAAAATGGCGGACAGGTTTTGGACCGCACCACAATATGTTCCCTGGATGTAAAGGCGCATGTGGCTACGTGCATAGATCTGCGCACCAAGGAAAAATTTACGGTAAGCTATAAGACACTCATTGGCGCCGATGGGGCAGCTTCTGTTGTCCGCCGTATGCTGACGGGGAAAATGCAGAATCACGCCCTGATTCTGGAGGCCAGCGTGCCCCTGATCCGGGAGGAGACTGTGGTGGAATTTGCCTCGGGGGCGAAGGGGTACAGCTGGTATGCTCCCCGCGGTGAGGATGCGACCTTGGGCTGCGGCTATCACGAACTGGGGAAAAAGGACAGCGGTGTCTGCCGTCAGCGCTTGCAAGATTTTGCTGAGCGTCTGGGCTTAAAGGAAATCAAGCATCTACGCGGTGCTTTGCTGCCTAAGGGAAATGATGTGCTCCTGCAGCCTGGGGAAGATGTGTATCTGTTGGGAGATGCAGCCGGCCTGGCCGATCCATTTACCGGTGGCGGTATCCACTATGCCATGGTTTCGGCGCAGTTGCTGACGAATGCTTTGCTGGGGGGTGAACCCTATGAAGAGGCCATGGCACCGTATGTCCGAAATCTGGGAAAACATTATGGCAATCTGGGTATTTACTTCCGTACAGCCTGTCAGTTTATTTCCCGCTTGGGGAAAAAAGTCAGCTAA